Proteins from one Paraburkholderia sp. BL10I2N1 genomic window:
- the rpmA gene encoding 50S ribosomal protein L27, with translation MAHKKAGGSSRNGRDSESKRLGVKVYGGQAINAGGIIVRQRGTRMHPGENVGIGKDHTLFALTDGHVKFTTKGADKKHLVNVVPAAA, from the coding sequence ATGGCACACAAAAAGGCAGGCGGATCGTCCCGGAACGGCCGCGACTCCGAGTCGAAACGTCTCGGCGTGAAAGTGTACGGCGGTCAGGCCATCAACGCTGGCGGCATCATCGTGCGCCAACGCGGCACGCGTATGCACCCGGGTGAAAACGTCGGTATCGGCAAGGATCACACCCTGTTCGCGCTGACGGACGGCCACGTCAAGTTCACCACGAAAGGCGCTGACAAGAAGCATCTGGTCAACGTAGTCCCGGCAGCCGCCTGA
- the rplU gene encoding 50S ribosomal protein L21 translates to MYAVIKTGGKQYKVAVGEKLKVEQIPADIDAEITLDQVLAVGEGESIKFGTPLVSGASVKATVVSQGRHAKVTIFKMRRRKHYQKHGGHRQNYTELRIDAINA, encoded by the coding sequence ATGTACGCGGTCATAAAAACCGGCGGCAAGCAGTATAAGGTTGCTGTCGGCGAAAAACTTAAAGTAGAACAGATACCGGCAGACATTGACGCTGAAATCACGCTCGACCAGGTTCTCGCAGTGGGCGAAGGCGAATCGATTAAGTTCGGTACGCCGCTGGTCAGTGGGGCTTCCGTCAAGGCTACCGTCGTGTCCCAAGGTCGTCATGCAAAAGTGACCATCTTCAAGATGCGTCGCCGGAAGCACTACCAGAAGCATGGCGGCCACCGCCAGAACTACACCGAACTGCGCATCGACGCGATCAACGCGTAA
- a CDS encoding polyprenyl synthetase family protein, whose product MSSTATPSPNAASLLAPIAEDMQQVNRVIRHRLASEVMLINQISEYIIGAGGKRLRPALLLLVAGALGEMRGAKHELAAVVEFIHTATLLHDDVVDESDLRRGRQTANALFGNAASVLVGDFLYSRSFQMMVGVGKMRVMEILSEATNIISEGEVLQLLNMHDADVDEARYMQVIRYKTAKLFEAAAQLGAVLAGADATIESAAAEFGRRIGTAFQIMDDWLDYTGTAESMGKNAGDDLREGKPTLPLIYLIERGTPEQSALAREAIEQGGTDRFETIFEAITRSGALDHTLECAKKEAQAAAAAISSFPNSIYKESLLELCSYSTARQS is encoded by the coding sequence ATGTCGTCGACTGCCACCCCTTCCCCCAACGCCGCCAGCCTCCTCGCCCCGATTGCCGAAGACATGCAACAGGTGAATCGCGTTATCCGGCACCGTCTGGCGTCCGAGGTGATGCTGATCAACCAGATCTCCGAGTACATCATCGGCGCCGGAGGCAAGCGCCTGCGCCCCGCGCTGCTGCTGCTCGTGGCTGGCGCACTTGGCGAGATGAGAGGCGCGAAACACGAACTGGCTGCGGTTGTCGAGTTTATCCATACGGCCACGCTGCTGCATGACGACGTCGTCGACGAGTCCGATCTGCGCCGCGGCCGCCAGACCGCCAATGCGCTGTTTGGCAACGCGGCGAGCGTGCTGGTGGGCGATTTCCTGTACTCGCGCTCGTTCCAGATGATGGTCGGGGTTGGCAAGATGCGCGTGATGGAGATTCTGTCCGAGGCGACCAACATCATCTCCGAAGGAGAAGTGTTGCAGCTTCTGAATATGCACGACGCCGACGTCGATGAAGCCCGCTACATGCAGGTGATCCGCTACAAGACGGCAAAACTGTTCGAGGCCGCGGCCCAACTCGGCGCCGTACTTGCCGGCGCCGACGCTACGATCGAATCGGCCGCCGCGGAATTCGGCCGCCGCATCGGCACTGCGTTCCAGATCATGGACGATTGGCTCGACTACACGGGCACGGCAGAATCAATGGGCAAAAACGCCGGCGACGACCTCCGCGAAGGCAAGCCCACGCTACCCCTCATTTATCTGATCGAGCGCGGCACACCGGAACAGTCAGCACTTGCGCGCGAGGCGATCGAACAGGGCGGCACCGACCGCTTCGAAACCATTTTCGAAGCCATCACACGCTCGGGCGCACTGGATCACACGCTCGAATGTGCGAAGAAGGAGGCACAGGCCGCCGCTGCCGCAATTTCTTCGTTTCCCAATTCCATTTACAAAGAAAGCCTGCTAGAATTATGCTCTTACTCGACGGCGCGGCAGTCCTAA
- a CDS encoding HlyC/CorC family transporter, with protein MEQIPLWAQIGAILLLLVCSGFFSISETAMMALNRHRLKHLANQGTLGAKTTQALLAHTDQLLSVILIGNNLLNTIIPVMTTSIALRTFGHDNLVLSIATGIVAFLIIVFAEITPKIVGATFPEKIALPASLLIAPMMRIARPVIWFVNLFANGILRLLHINTKGGRDQRLSTEELRTIVLESGSFMPTKHRSILLNLFDLENISVEDVMIPRRRIEALDFDAPFEQILHQLETCYHNKLIVYQGDIDRVLGVLHVRKTLAALHNQELERETLRELLAEPYFVPTGTPVFQQLQYFQESRQRTALVVNEYGELQGLVTPEDIIEELIGEFTTSIPRSASSRGGWDENGECIVAGSMPLRELNRWLHLTLPTDGPKTLNGLILEILEEIPEGDVCVRIGDVKLEVMRSDDQAIRTVKIFRPGPGAGTKVKKTHRD; from the coding sequence GTGGAACAAATTCCCTTATGGGCGCAAATAGGCGCCATCCTCCTGTTGCTTGTCTGCTCGGGTTTTTTTTCCATCTCGGAGACGGCAATGATGGCGCTGAATCGCCATCGCCTGAAGCACCTCGCAAATCAGGGCACGCTCGGCGCGAAGACTACGCAGGCGCTTCTGGCACACACCGACCAACTGCTGAGCGTCATCCTGATCGGCAACAATCTGTTGAACACGATCATTCCGGTGATGACCACGTCGATCGCTCTGCGCACCTTCGGCCATGATAATCTGGTGCTGTCGATCGCGACCGGCATCGTCGCATTTCTGATCATCGTATTTGCAGAAATCACACCCAAAATCGTCGGCGCAACGTTTCCGGAAAAAATCGCACTGCCTGCCAGCCTGCTGATCGCGCCGATGATGCGCATCGCGCGGCCTGTCATCTGGTTCGTCAATCTGTTCGCAAATGGCATCCTGCGCCTGCTGCACATCAACACAAAGGGGGGCCGCGACCAGCGCCTGTCCACCGAGGAACTGCGCACAATCGTGCTTGAATCCGGCAGTTTCATGCCGACCAAGCACCGCAGCATCCTGTTGAACCTGTTCGACCTCGAAAACATCTCGGTCGAAGACGTGATGATTCCGCGCCGCCGCATTGAGGCACTCGACTTCGACGCACCGTTCGAGCAGATCCTGCATCAGCTCGAGACCTGCTATCACAACAAGCTTATCGTCTATCAGGGCGACATCGACCGGGTGCTCGGCGTTCTGCACGTGCGCAAGACGCTAGCGGCGCTTCACAACCAGGAGCTGGAGCGCGAAACGTTGCGTGAACTGCTGGCCGAGCCTTATTTCGTACCGACTGGTACCCCGGTGTTCCAGCAACTCCAGTATTTTCAGGAAAGCCGTCAGCGCACCGCGCTCGTCGTGAATGAATACGGCGAGCTGCAAGGTCTGGTGACACCGGAAGACATCATCGAGGAACTGATCGGTGAGTTCACCACGTCGATCCCGCGTAGCGCAAGTTCACGTGGTGGCTGGGATGAGAACGGCGAATGTATCGTGGCCGGCAGCATGCCTTTACGCGAGTTGAACCGCTGGCTGCACCTCACGCTGCCCACCGACGGCCCGAAGACGCTCAACGGCCTTATTCTCGAGATCCTCGAAGAGATTCCCGAAGGCGACGTCTGCGTGCGCATCGGCGACGTGAAGCTCGAAGTCATGCGTAGTGACGATCAGGCTATTCGCACCGTCAAGATATTCCGTCCGGGCCCAGGTGCTGGCACAAAAGTAAAAAAAACACATCGAGACTAG
- a CDS encoding ATPase, T2SS/T4P/T4SS family yields the protein MTEASPAVGADSTPAVQLLTDTLLEATRRDASDLHIEPAEQGWRIRLRIDGVLHEFARPPSHLRDAFITRVKVLARMDIAERRIPLDGRLRLTVAPGRTEDYRVNSLPTLHGEKLVLRRLEALPSTLSLDALGLDPLQGEAVAAAIRAPHGLVLVTGPTGSGKTLSLYCFLQMLNAETRNICSVEDPAEIQLAGINQVSVRENAGLTFAVALRAFLRQDPDVIMVGEIRDEETADVAVKAAQTGHLVLSTLHTNDAPAAIARLIDIGVEPYNLAAALRMVTAQRLVRRLCEACRTPENESGTALRAAGFSADQVGGWHPYAARGCPACHRIGYRGRIGVHQVMAVSDATRELIVARAGAHAVAKQAHAEHVTTLREAALARVRDGTTSLAEALAATEIA from the coding sequence GTGACTGAAGCGTCCCCCGCTGTCGGCGCCGACAGCACTCCCGCCGTTCAGCTCCTGACCGATACGCTCCTGGAAGCAACACGCCGCGACGCGTCGGATCTGCACATTGAACCCGCTGAACAAGGTTGGCGGATACGCCTGCGGATTGACGGCGTATTGCATGAGTTCGCACGGCCGCCCTCCCATCTGCGCGATGCGTTTATCACGCGCGTGAAAGTGCTCGCCCGCATGGATATCGCCGAGCGTCGTATCCCGTTGGACGGCCGGCTGCGCCTCACGGTGGCACCAGGTCGGACCGAAGACTATCGCGTCAACTCACTTCCGACGCTGCACGGTGAAAAGCTCGTCCTGCGGCGTCTGGAAGCGCTGCCGTCGACTTTGTCGCTCGACGCGCTCGGACTTGATCCCTTGCAGGGCGAAGCAGTCGCCGCAGCGATCCGTGCACCACACGGCCTCGTGCTGGTAACCGGACCGACCGGTAGCGGAAAAACGCTGTCGCTGTATTGCTTCCTGCAGATGCTCAACGCAGAAACGCGCAACATCTGTTCGGTCGAAGACCCCGCCGAAATCCAGCTGGCAGGCATCAATCAGGTCAGCGTCCGCGAGAACGCGGGACTTACGTTCGCCGTCGCGCTGCGGGCGTTCCTCCGCCAGGATCCGGATGTGATCATGGTCGGCGAAATTCGCGACGAAGAAACGGCGGATGTCGCGGTGAAGGCCGCGCAGACCGGCCACCTCGTACTCTCGACGCTGCATACAAACGATGCGCCCGCCGCCATCGCGCGCCTGATCGACATCGGCGTGGAGCCGTACAACCTCGCGGCAGCATTGCGTATGGTGACGGCACAACGTCTCGTCCGACGGCTCTGCGAAGCGTGCCGGACACCGGAGAACGAGTCGGGGACCGCCCTGCGCGCGGCCGGCTTTTCGGCGGATCAGGTCGGCGGCTGGCATCCCTATGCGGCGCGCGGCTGCCCCGCGTGCCACCGTATCGGCTATCGCGGTCGCATCGGCGTACATCAGGTGATGGCGGTGTCCGACGCGACCCGCGAACTGATCGTCGCGCGCGCGGGCGCTCATGCCGTCGCGAAGCAGGCACATGCCGAGCATGTCACTACGCTCCGCGAAGCCGCCCTGGCGCGGGTGCGGGACGGTACAACCAGTCTCGCAGAAGCGCTCGCAGCCACCGAGATCGCATGA
- a CDS encoding type II secretion system F family protein yields the protein MRTSGSSLEASPDLRFSWRAVDANGLRRAGSVIAPDAGTARAMLKRDSLYVYELDARGEAPRPKARATEVTLFTRQLASLLRAGLPLAPALELLAQSSGRRDGRGMSRIVGALARDITSGLHFSDALARHPTQFNSLYCQLIRVGEASGALATVLARVADDRERAAAQRAKVRAALTYPAAILLLALAITAALLVWVVPTFQQIFDGFGAKLPLPTQFVIALSAGVARWSVPTLACIVMTVLVTAYVLRRSDTARKSFARFSLRLPIAGALLTTLCAARWSRALGTLLSAGTPLMDAFDSLTHATGNAFFDSATVDIAARLRRGERLAAAMRATRCFPAEIVQPVAVAEESGALGAMLNDVASLGDRQVDEKIGTLASLCEPLVIVVLGGLVGGLVIAMYLPIIQLGNVV from the coding sequence ATGAGGACCTCCGGCTCATCCCTCGAGGCATCGCCCGATCTGCGCTTTTCCTGGCGTGCCGTTGATGCCAACGGTCTGCGACGTGCGGGCAGCGTGATTGCGCCGGATGCAGGCACCGCCCGCGCAATGCTAAAGCGTGACAGCCTGTACGTGTACGAACTCGACGCACGTGGTGAAGCGCCTCGCCCGAAAGCGCGCGCCACCGAAGTCACCTTGTTCACGCGCCAGCTCGCAAGTCTTCTTCGCGCCGGTTTGCCGCTCGCGCCAGCGCTTGAACTCCTCGCGCAATCATCGGGACGACGCGACGGGCGCGGCATGTCGCGAATCGTCGGTGCCCTCGCTCGCGATATTACCTCGGGGCTGCATTTTTCCGACGCGCTCGCGCGACACCCCACGCAGTTCAATTCACTTTATTGTCAGTTGATAAGAGTAGGTGAAGCATCGGGTGCGCTGGCTACGGTGTTGGCGCGCGTCGCCGACGACCGCGAACGCGCCGCCGCGCAGCGTGCGAAGGTGCGCGCCGCCCTCACCTATCCGGCAGCGATCCTGCTGCTCGCACTCGCCATTACAGCTGCGCTGCTGGTCTGGGTTGTGCCGACGTTCCAGCAGATCTTTGATGGCTTCGGTGCAAAGCTCCCTCTGCCGACCCAGTTCGTGATCGCGCTATCTGCGGGCGTCGCAAGATGGAGCGTGCCCACGCTCGCATGCATCGTGATGACTGTGCTCGTGACGGCATACGTGCTACGGCGATCCGACACCGCGCGTAAATCGTTCGCACGCTTTTCGCTCCGGCTGCCCATCGCAGGGGCTCTGCTGACGACGCTCTGCGCGGCCCGCTGGAGCCGTGCCCTCGGCACATTGCTGTCCGCGGGCACGCCGCTTATGGACGCATTCGACTCACTGACACACGCCACCGGCAATGCTTTCTTCGACAGCGCTACAGTCGACATTGCCGCACGCCTGCGGCGCGGGGAACGGCTCGCAGCCGCGATGCGCGCAACGCGCTGTTTTCCAGCAGAGATCGTTCAGCCCGTCGCCGTTGCCGAGGAGTCAGGCGCCCTGGGAGCGATGCTGAACGACGTGGCTTCGCTTGGCGACCGTCAGGTCGACGAAAAGATCGGCACGCTCGCAAGCCTGTGCGAACCGCTCGTCATCGTGGTACTGGGTGGGCTGGTCGGCGGCCTTGTAATCGCGATGTATCTTCCCATCATTCAACTCGGCAACGTGGTGTAG
- a CDS encoding A24 family peptidase encodes MRAILSVPESPFNNPLSHITANLSAAFGTLPTGLQIAFAIVFGLVIGSFLNVVVHRLPIMLERAWRAEVSETTGQPPADDGLPGRYNLWLPRSACPHCGHTLKAWENIPLLSYLVLRGRCSQCHTRVSRRYPAIELVSAACAAGALVTFGATGAALAAFGLCAALLAMSAIDIDTHLLPDSITLPLLWAGLIINFDGTFATLHDSVLGAIAGYLALWCVHWLFKLVRGIEGMGYGDFKLLAALGAWLGWAALPQIVLISAVTGAVVGLLATWRGRMRFEEPLPFGPYLAAGGAATLFLGTPLYQILGG; translated from the coding sequence ATGCGCGCTATCCTGTCCGTGCCCGAGTCCCCGTTCAACAACCCGTTGAGCCACATCACAGCCAACCTGAGCGCGGCGTTCGGTACGCTCCCCACGGGGTTACAGATCGCGTTCGCGATTGTGTTCGGACTCGTCATCGGCAGCTTCCTGAACGTCGTTGTACATCGGTTGCCTATCATGCTCGAACGTGCCTGGCGTGCCGAGGTCAGCGAAACGACTGGACAGCCGCCCGCAGACGACGGTTTGCCCGGCCGCTACAACCTGTGGCTGCCACGCAGCGCCTGCCCGCACTGCGGCCATACGCTGAAGGCGTGGGAAAACATTCCGTTGTTGAGCTATCTGGTGCTGCGTGGCCGTTGTTCGCAATGCCACACGCGGGTCAGCCGGCGCTATCCGGCAATCGAACTCGTCAGCGCCGCGTGTGCGGCAGGTGCACTCGTCACGTTCGGCGCGACGGGCGCAGCGCTGGCCGCGTTCGGTCTGTGCGCCGCACTGCTCGCCATGAGTGCCATCGACATCGATACGCACCTGTTGCCGGACTCCATAACGTTGCCGCTGCTATGGGCCGGGCTGATCATCAACTTCGACGGCACGTTCGCAACGCTGCATGACTCAGTGCTCGGCGCGATCGCAGGATATCTTGCGCTATGGTGCGTGCATTGGCTGTTCAAGCTCGTGCGGGGTATCGAAGGGATGGGCTACGGCGACTTCAAGCTTCTCGCCGCTTTGGGCGCGTGGCTCGGCTGGGCCGCGCTGCCTCAGATCGTGTTGATTTCGGCCGTGACGGGCGCGGTGGTTGGTCTCCTGGCAACCTGGCGCGGCCGCATGCGCTTCGAAGAGCCGCTGCCGTTCGGTCCGTACCTTGCCGCCGGCGGCGCTGCTACGCTCTTTCTCGGCACGCCGCTTTATCAGATTCTCGGAGGCTGA
- the coaE gene encoding dephospho-CoA kinase (Dephospho-CoA kinase (CoaE) performs the final step in coenzyme A biosynthesis.) — translation MFAVGLTGGIGSGKSTVADLFAARGVPIIDTDLIAHRITASGGAAMHKITSEFGTPFVAPDGSLDRAKMRALIFSDDTARERLEAITHPLIRGETERERNEARGPYLMVVVPLLVESGNWKTRVNRVLVVDCAVETQIARVMRRNAFTREQVLAIISRQATRDERIAAADDVIVNEGASVESLAEEVDELHRRYVALAGGP, via the coding sequence ATGTTTGCTGTGGGACTGACGGGCGGAATCGGCAGCGGCAAATCGACAGTCGCGGATCTTTTCGCCGCGCGCGGCGTTCCGATCATCGACACCGATCTGATCGCGCATCGCATTACAGCATCCGGCGGTGCAGCGATGCATAAGATCACGAGCGAATTCGGCACACCGTTTGTGGCGCCGGACGGCTCGCTCGATCGCGCGAAAATGCGCGCGCTGATCTTCAGCGACGACACCGCCCGGGAACGGCTCGAAGCGATCACGCATCCGCTGATCCGCGGCGAGACCGAACGCGAACGCAACGAAGCGCGTGGCCCGTACCTGATGGTCGTGGTACCGCTGCTCGTCGAATCGGGCAACTGGAAGACACGCGTGAACAGGGTGCTGGTCGTCGACTGTGCAGTCGAAACGCAGATTGCGCGCGTGATGCGCCGCAACGCGTTCACGCGCGAACAGGTCCTCGCGATCATCTCGCGGCAGGCGACCCGGGACGAGCGCATCGCTGCTGCTGACGACGTGATCGTCAATGAAGGTGCGTCCGTCGAATCACTTGCTGAAGAAGTCGATGAACTGCATCGCCGGTATGTTGCCCTTGCTGGCGGTCCGTGA
- the zapD gene encoding cell division protein ZapD has protein sequence MILYEYPFNERIRTLLRLEDLFERFTFFLTQEDAREHHVALTTLFEISEVAGRADLKSDLMKELERQRQTLVPFRGNPGIEQNALEAVLGEIEQTLAGLTQMQGKTGQHLADNEWLTSIRSRAIIPGGTCKFDLPSYYAWQQTHPDQRRQDIAKWVTPLLPLRDAATIVLRLARESGQASKVMAMQGSYQQMLSGRSYQLMQVRVVPELRVIPEASANKYMLWVRFTVQDGDLRPRAVDVDVPFQLTLCSL, from the coding sequence TTGATCCTTTACGAGTATCCCTTCAACGAGCGAATCCGTACGCTGTTGCGCCTCGAGGACCTGTTCGAGCGTTTCACGTTCTTTCTGACCCAGGAGGACGCCAGGGAGCACCACGTCGCGCTGACAACCCTGTTTGAAATCTCCGAAGTCGCGGGCCGCGCGGATCTGAAGTCGGATCTGATGAAAGAGCTCGAGCGGCAACGTCAGACGCTTGTGCCGTTCCGCGGCAATCCGGGTATCGAGCAAAATGCGCTCGAGGCTGTCCTCGGTGAGATCGAGCAGACGCTGGCAGGACTGACGCAGATGCAGGGTAAGACTGGCCAGCATCTTGCAGACAATGAGTGGCTCACTAGCATTCGCAGCCGCGCCATCATTCCCGGCGGAACCTGCAAGTTCGATCTGCCGTCTTATTACGCATGGCAGCAGACGCATCCCGATCAGCGCCGGCAGGACATTGCCAAATGGGTTACTCCGTTGCTGCCGCTGCGGGACGCCGCAACGATCGTGCTGCGGCTCGCGCGCGAATCCGGTCAGGCGTCGAAAGTGATGGCGATGCAGGGAAGCTACCAGCAGATGCTATCCGGCCGGTCGTATCAGCTAATGCAGGTGCGTGTGGTGCCCGAATTGCGAGTGATCCCTGAAGCGAGCGCCAACAAGTACATGCTGTGGGTGCGCTTCACCGTTCAGGATGGGGATCTGCGACCGCGCGCAGTCGACGTTGATGTGCCGTTCCAGCTGACTCTGTGCAGCCTGTGA
- the yacG gene encoding DNA gyrase inhibitor YacG: MPTVVKCPTCGKDVRWTPENRFRPFCSERCKQIDLGAWAAEKYKIGGTDEEPPSDETPSSGYNPH; this comes from the coding sequence ATGCCCACTGTCGTCAAATGCCCAACTTGCGGAAAGGACGTCCGCTGGACACCCGAAAACCGCTTCCGCCCATTCTGTTCCGAGCGCTGCAAGCAGATCGACCTCGGCGCCTGGGCTGCCGAGAAGTACAAGATCGGCGGCACTGATGAAGAACCGCCTTCTGACGAAACACCTTCGAGCGGCTACAACCCGCATTGA
- a CDS encoding NUDIX domain-containing protein — protein MTGAAEKSGTRPVTEVAVGVLVQPDGRYLLAQRPAGKPYEGYWEFPGGKLEHGESVEAALSRELHEELGIDVKTSHRWHTLEHDYPHAYVRLYFCKVTDWSGEPHGREGQAFVWQTLPADVSPLLPATIPVLEWLAAEK, from the coding sequence ATGACCGGCGCGGCGGAGAAGTCCGGCACCCGGCCGGTGACGGAAGTGGCCGTCGGCGTGCTGGTGCAGCCGGACGGACGCTATCTGCTCGCGCAGCGGCCGGCCGGCAAGCCGTATGAAGGCTACTGGGAATTCCCCGGTGGCAAGCTGGAGCACGGTGAATCGGTCGAAGCCGCACTGAGCCGCGAACTGCATGAAGAACTGGGGATCGACGTCAAGACGAGCCATCGCTGGCATACGCTCGAACACGATTACCCGCATGCATACGTGCGGCTCTATTTCTGCAAGGTGACGGACTGGAGCGGCGAGCCGCACGGACGGGAAGGTCAGGCCTTCGTCTGGCAGACGTTGCCCGCAGACGTGTCGCCTCTTTTGCCGGCGACCATTCCGGTGCTGGAGTGGCTCGCGGCGGAGAAGTAG
- a CDS encoding ATP-binding protein, with the protein MDKLEQFLTRAEAVLGRLEAMLPPAALSIDWSAAVAFRWRKRQRRGYLQPVPAISSITLDDLQNIERQKSLIEQNTRQFVQKQPANNVLLTGARGTGKSSLIKACLNAYAKDGLRLIEVDKDDLHDLGDIVDLIAQRPERFIVFCDDLSFEEGESGYKALKVALDGSVAAQSDNVLIYATSNRRHLLPEYMSDNETYKHTSDGEIHPGEVVEEKISLSERFGLWVSFYPFKQDDYLSIVGHWLRHFGCGDGEVEAARGDALVWALERGSRSGRVAWQFARDWSGRKSQASPAPLA; encoded by the coding sequence ATGGACAAACTCGAACAGTTCCTGACTCGCGCCGAAGCGGTGCTCGGCCGTCTGGAAGCCATGCTTCCGCCAGCAGCCCTCAGTATCGACTGGTCCGCGGCCGTCGCTTTCCGCTGGCGCAAGCGGCAACGCCGAGGCTATTTGCAGCCTGTGCCTGCTATCTCGAGCATCACGCTCGACGACCTGCAGAACATCGAGCGGCAGAAATCGCTGATCGAACAGAACACTCGCCAGTTCGTGCAGAAGCAGCCGGCGAACAACGTGCTGCTGACGGGCGCACGCGGCACGGGCAAGTCGTCGCTGATCAAGGCCTGCCTGAACGCCTACGCGAAAGACGGGTTGCGCCTGATCGAAGTCGACAAGGACGATCTGCACGATCTCGGCGATATCGTCGATCTGATCGCACAGCGCCCGGAGCGTTTCATCGTGTTCTGTGACGATCTTTCGTTCGAGGAAGGTGAATCGGGCTATAAGGCGTTGAAGGTGGCGCTCGATGGCTCGGTGGCCGCGCAGTCGGACAACGTGCTGATCTACGCGACTTCGAACCGACGCCATCTGTTGCCCGAATACATGAGCGACAACGAGACGTACAAGCACACATCCGATGGCGAGATTCATCCCGGCGAAGTGGTCGAAGAAAAGATTTCACTGTCTGAGCGCTTTGGGCTGTGGGTGAGCTTCTATCCATTCAAACAGGACGACTATCTGTCGATCGTCGGTCACTGGCTGCGGCATTTCGGCTGCGGTGACGGCGAAGTCGAAGCGGCGCGAGGCGATGCGCTGGTGTGGGCGCTGGAACGCGGGTCGCGCTCGGGCCGCGTGGCGTGGCAGTTCGCGCGCGACTGGTCCGGCCGGAAGTCGCAGGCTTCGCCGGCGCCCCTGGCATGA
- the argJ gene encoding bifunctional glutamate N-acetyltransferase/amino-acid acetyltransferase ArgJ, with protein MAVNFPSIDPAQLYPIAGVTLGWAEANIRKQNRKDVLVISVEDGATVAGVFTQNRFCAAPVTVCREHLDRVRAGGKGIRALVVNTGNANAGTGEPGLAHARETCVELARLMEVTPEQILPFSTGVILEPLPVDRLKAGLPAALANRQSAHWFDAAEAIMTTDTLPKATSRQVTIDGHTVTLTGISKGAGMIKPNMATMLGFLAFDAAVAQPVLDALVKHVADRSFNCITIDGDTSTNDSFILIASGKSSLPAVTSTDSPAYAALRDAVTEVAQTLAQLIVRDGEGATKFMTVQVQGGKDMAECRQIAYAIGHSPLVKTAFYASDPNLGRILAAIGYAGVNDLDVDKIDLYLDDVLVAKAGGRNPDYREEDGQRVMKKSEIAIRVVLGRGDAQATIWTCDLSHDYVSINADYRS; from the coding sequence ATGGCTGTCAATTTTCCCTCGATCGATCCCGCCCAACTCTATCCCATCGCTGGCGTCACGCTAGGCTGGGCGGAGGCGAATATCCGCAAGCAGAACCGCAAGGACGTGCTCGTCATTTCCGTCGAAGACGGTGCGACGGTCGCGGGCGTGTTCACACAGAACCGCTTCTGCGCGGCGCCCGTGACGGTGTGCCGTGAGCATCTGGACCGCGTGCGCGCGGGCGGCAAGGGCATTCGCGCACTGGTGGTGAACACCGGCAACGCGAATGCAGGCACCGGAGAGCCGGGCCTCGCGCATGCACGCGAAACCTGCGTCGAACTCGCACGCCTGATGGAGGTTACGCCGGAACAGATCCTGCCGTTTTCGACGGGCGTGATTCTCGAGCCGCTGCCGGTCGACCGTCTCAAGGCCGGGCTGCCCGCTGCGCTTGCGAACCGCCAGTCCGCGCACTGGTTCGACGCAGCCGAGGCGATCATGACGACCGACACGCTGCCCAAAGCGACGTCGCGCCAGGTGACGATCGACGGCCACACGGTCACACTGACCGGCATCAGTAAGGGCGCCGGCATGATCAAGCCGAATATGGCGACCATGCTCGGCTTCCTCGCGTTCGACGCTGCCGTCGCGCAACCCGTGCTCGACGCGCTCGTGAAGCATGTGGCCGACCGCTCGTTTAACTGCATCACGATCGACGGCGATACATCGACCAACGACTCGTTCATCCTGATTGCATCGGGCAAGTCGAGCCTGCCGGCTGTGACGTCGACCGATTCGCCAGCCTACGCGGCGTTGCGCGATGCCGTCACCGAAGTCGCGCAGACCCTCGCTCAACTGATCGTACGCGATGGCGAAGGCGCGACGAAGTTCATGACGGTGCAGGTCCAGGGTGGGAAGGACATGGCCGAATGCCGGCAGATCGCCTACGCAATCGGACACTCGCCGCTGGTCAAGACCGCGTTCTACGCCTCGGATCCGAACCTGGGCCGGATTCTCGCCGCAATCGGTTATGCCGGCGTGAACGATCTCGATGTCGACAAGATCGACCTGTATCTCGACGACGTGCTGGTCGCGAAGGCCGGTGGTCGTAACCCTGACTACCGCGAGGAAGACGGCCAGCGCGTGATGAAGAAGAGCGAGATCGCGATTCGGGTCGTGCTGGGCCGAGGTGACGCACAGGCCACGATCTGGACCTGTGACCTTTCTCATGACTACGTCAGCATCAACGCCGACTACCGCTCCTGA